One Bacillota bacterium DNA window includes the following coding sequences:
- a CDS encoding zinc-ribbon domain containing protein produces the protein MYQDKTLVCRDCGREFTFTASEQEFFASKGFENEPGRCPECRAARKQASRGGRFGERQAVREMYPAVCSNCGAETTVPFKPHNDKPVYCSECFQSIRARR, from the coding sequence ATGTACCAGGACAAGACCCTCGTGTGCAGGGACTGCGGTCGGGAGTTCACTTTCACCGCGAGCGAACAGGAGTTCTTTGCGTCCAAAGGGTTCGAGAACGAGCCCGGCCGCTGCCCGGAGTGCCGGGCGGCGCGGAAGCAGGCCAGCCGAGGCGGTCGTTTCGGTGAGCGTCAGGCGGTTAGGGAGATGTACCCGGCTGTCTGCTCAAACTGCGGGGCAGAGACCACCGTCCCGTTCAAGCCGCACAACGACAAGCCTGTATACTGTTCCGAGTGCTTCCAGTCGATAAGGGCAAGGCGGTAG